In Hymenobacter gelipurpurascens, one DNA window encodes the following:
- a CDS encoding glycosyltransferase family 4 protein codes for MNVLLSAYACNPSYGGEDGFGFHWTWQTAQQGHRVWCLTNPAGEADIKEYLTQHSAEIPNGRLQFTYVRVPNWVEFLYRWQFGVYLHYLVWQFLAWRVARRLDAQVNFDWVHHATFGSLQMGSWMWRLGKPLIFGPVGGGQRAPKAFKQYLPNWFKAETMRNAVGWLLMHLDPNVRQTLRHASVVLATNSETANLAQRMGARRVELFLDSGLPEDFFLQDYHVRQPQPTLRLLWVGRFFPRKALQLVLEALGQVNKQVPFHLTIIGFGEQEVLLPGWLTEYGLEQHVTWRGQQPWPQVREALLEHDAFMFGSLRDSFASQFLEAMASGLPIITLDHQGAHDFIPDSAGLKVPVTTPAATAAALARAVEYFYHHPTEREAMGRAGYAFARTQTWGAKAKRLQTLALGLVRPRPVPSVAAPASSTMEADLPLEAIPR; via the coding sequence CCGATATCAAGGAATACCTGACCCAACATTCCGCTGAAATACCGAATGGCCGACTGCAGTTCACTTATGTGAGAGTGCCCAATTGGGTGGAATTTCTGTACCGGTGGCAGTTTGGGGTGTACCTGCACTACCTGGTGTGGCAGTTTCTAGCTTGGCGAGTGGCGCGCCGCCTTGATGCGCAGGTAAACTTCGACTGGGTACACCACGCTACTTTTGGCAGCCTGCAGATGGGCTCCTGGATGTGGCGACTAGGCAAACCCCTGATTTTTGGGCCTGTAGGGGGCGGCCAGCGTGCGCCCAAAGCCTTCAAGCAATACCTGCCCAACTGGTTTAAGGCCGAAACTATGCGCAATGCGGTGGGCTGGCTTCTCATGCACCTCGACCCCAACGTGCGCCAGACGTTGCGCCACGCCTCCGTGGTATTAGCCACCAACTCCGAAACGGCCAACCTGGCCCAACGCATGGGTGCCCGCCGTGTGGAGCTTTTCTTGGATTCGGGCTTGCCCGAGGATTTTTTTCTTCAGGATTATCATGTGCGGCAGCCACAGCCAACTCTGCGCCTGTTGTGGGTTGGCCGGTTTTTCCCGCGCAAAGCGCTGCAACTGGTGCTGGAGGCGCTAGGCCAGGTAAACAAGCAAGTTCCGTTTCATCTGACCATTATCGGCTTTGGCGAGCAGGAGGTGCTGTTGCCGGGCTGGCTCACGGAGTATGGCCTAGAGCAGCACGTAACGTGGCGTGGGCAGCAACCGTGGCCGCAGGTGCGCGAAGCTCTGCTTGAGCACGATGCCTTTATGTTCGGAAGCCTACGCGACTCCTTTGCCTCACAGTTTCTGGAAGCTATGGCGAGTGGCCTACCCATCATCACCCTCGACCACCAAGGAGCCCACGACTTCATTCCGGATTCTGCCGGGCTGAAAGTACCGGTTACCACGCCGGCCGCCACCGCAGCAGCCCTGGCCCGTGCCGTCGAGTATTTCTACCATCACCCCACGGAGCGCGAGGCCATGGGTCGGGCTGGCTATGCCTTTGCACGTACCCAAACCTGGGGGGCCAAAGCCAAACGCCTGCAGACCCTGGCGCTTGGTTTAGTGCGCCCTAGGCCAGTACCGAGTGTGGCCGCTCCCGCTTCCAGCACAATGGAAGCCGATCTGCCCCTGGAGGCGATACCCCGATAA
- a CDS encoding glycosyltransferase family 2 protein produces the protein MLYLVIPVFNRWAFTRECLLSLRRQTVQGFRVVVVDDGSTDGTGAKLREEFPDVIIVEGDGNLFWTAGVNAGIRRAMELGATRVMTLNNDVIAAPDFVAQMLIWAERLPDAVLGALELDVATSTPIYGGETLDWRTNTRRDLLETLPTEKRHGLHPVTYLPGRGLLIPRRVLDTIGLFDEKRLPHYLADYDYTSVARRHGFPVYCNYDAHLSTYPDESGQEITRRHRSLKGYYQHLFGIRGGGNLRNFTHFSLKNCPKPYLPYFLLNGYARRLVGYFLH, from the coding sequence ATGCTGTATCTCGTCATTCCTGTTTTCAATCGGTGGGCTTTTACGCGGGAGTGCCTGCTTTCCCTGCGCCGTCAGACGGTGCAGGGCTTTCGGGTGGTGGTAGTAGATGATGGCTCCACCGATGGTACGGGCGCTAAGCTTCGCGAAGAGTTTCCGGATGTCATCATCGTGGAAGGCGACGGCAACCTGTTCTGGACAGCCGGAGTGAATGCCGGCATTCGGCGTGCCATGGAGCTGGGCGCCACACGCGTCATGACCCTCAACAATGACGTGATAGCCGCCCCCGACTTTGTAGCGCAGATGCTGATATGGGCCGAGCGCTTACCAGATGCCGTGCTGGGTGCCCTGGAGCTGGATGTTGCCACTAGCACACCCATATACGGTGGCGAAACGCTGGACTGGCGCACCAATACCCGCCGCGACCTGCTGGAAACCCTGCCAACGGAAAAGCGGCATGGCCTACACCCCGTTACGTACTTACCAGGCCGTGGGCTCCTGATTCCGCGCCGCGTGCTCGATACCATTGGGCTGTTTGATGAAAAGCGCCTCCCCCACTACCTCGCCGATTATGACTATACCAGCGTAGCACGTCGGCACGGTTTCCCGGTGTACTGCAACTACGACGCTCACCTCAGCACCTACCCCGATGAAAGCGGGCAGGAAATAACCCGCCGACACCGCAGCCTCAAAGGATACTACCAGCACCTTTTTGGCATCCGGGGCGGAGGCAATCTGCGCAATTTCACGCATTTCAGCCTTAAAAACTGTCCTAAGCCCTACTTGCCCTATTTCCTGCTCAATGGCTACGCCCGCCGTCTGGTAGGGTATTTTCTGCACTGA